Proteins co-encoded in one Dokdonella sp. genomic window:
- the ispG gene encoding flavodoxin-dependent (E)-4-hydroxy-3-methylbut-2-enyl-diphosphate synthase produces MTDPSESERARRLSVGVRVGTSLVGGRAPIVVQSMTNTDTADVAGTAKQVAELARAGSELVRITVNNPESAAAVPRIRERLDMMGVDVPLIGDFHYNGHQLLAAEPAAAEALGKYRINPGNVGFGRKKDQQFAAIIDTALRHGKPVRIGANWGSLDQSMVAALMDENHARTVPWDAARVAREALIRSALDSAARAEELGLGRDRIILSCKVSGVQELIAVYRDLAVRCDYALHLGLTEAGMGSKGIVASTAALGVLLQEGIGDTIRISLTPEPGESRTREVIVAQELLQTMGLRAFTPLVTACPGCGRTTSTLFQELARTVQEHVRAKMPEWRIKYDGVENMTLAVMGCVVNGPGESKHADIGISLPGTGEAPAAPVFIDGEKAMTLRGENIAREFVDIVENYVARKYAQRG; encoded by the coding sequence ATGACCGATCCATCCGAGAGCGAGCGCGCCCGTCGCCTGAGCGTGGGGGTCCGCGTCGGCACGAGCCTTGTCGGCGGCCGCGCACCGATCGTGGTGCAGTCGATGACGAATACCGACACCGCCGACGTCGCCGGTACGGCGAAACAGGTTGCCGAACTGGCCCGTGCCGGTTCCGAACTGGTGCGGATCACGGTCAACAATCCGGAATCCGCTGCCGCCGTTCCGCGCATCCGCGAACGCCTCGACATGATGGGCGTCGACGTGCCGTTGATCGGAGACTTCCACTACAACGGTCACCAGTTGCTCGCGGCCGAGCCGGCCGCGGCGGAGGCGCTGGGCAAGTACCGGATCAATCCTGGCAACGTCGGCTTCGGACGCAAGAAGGATCAGCAGTTCGCAGCGATCATCGACACGGCACTGCGCCACGGCAAGCCGGTGCGTATCGGCGCCAATTGGGGCTCGCTCGACCAGTCGATGGTCGCCGCCCTGATGGACGAGAACCACGCACGCACGGTTCCTTGGGATGCCGCGCGCGTGGCCCGCGAGGCGCTGATCCGATCGGCGCTCGATTCGGCCGCGCGTGCCGAGGAACTCGGGCTGGGTCGCGATCGCATCATCCTTTCGTGCAAGGTGTCCGGTGTGCAGGAATTGATCGCCGTCTACCGCGATCTCGCCGTGCGTTGTGACTACGCACTGCACCTTGGCCTGACCGAAGCCGGCATGGGCTCGAAGGGTATCGTCGCTTCGACCGCGGCACTCGGCGTGCTGCTGCAGGAAGGCATCGGCGACACGATCCGCATCTCGCTCACCCCGGAGCCCGGCGAGTCGCGCACGCGTGAAGTCATCGTCGCGCAGGAACTGCTGCAGACCATGGGCCTGCGCGCGTTCACACCGCTTGTGACCGCCTGTCCGGGGTGTGGCCGCACGACCAGCACGTTGTTCCAGGAACTGGCCAGGACCGTGCAGGAGCATGTGCGCGCGAAGATGCCCGAGTGGCGGATCAAGTACGACGGCGTCGAGAACATGACTCTTGCGGTCATGGGCTGCGTGGTCAACGGGCCAGGCGAGTCCAAACACGCCGACATCGGCATCTCGCTGCCCGGCACTGGCGAGGCTCCGGCCGCACCGGTATTCATCGACGGCGAGAAGGCGATGACCCTGCGCGGCGAGAACATCGCCCGCGAGTTCGTCGACATCGTCGAGAACTACGTTGCGCGCAAGTACGCACAGCGCGGTTGA
- a CDS encoding class I SAM-dependent methyltransferase: MAKQGEIDYVARIGEVGAEHARGKPFTAPDCGRLLADLGGLFMVLPPAPARLLDLGCGSGWTSVFFARRGYHVTGQDIAPDMIALAERNRAEAGLGNLDFRVCDYEGLGFDGEFDVAVFYDALHHAEDPTLALASVFRALKPGGVLVTIEPGVGHAAAEASRAAVDAFGVTERDMPPREIVRLGRAVGFRGARVYPTPKMLAMIQYEMPKLARLPDWVSDFIRWSGMGWLMLIAKHRRGGMVVLRK, translated from the coding sequence ATGGCCAAGCAGGGCGAAATCGACTACGTGGCGAGGATCGGCGAGGTCGGCGCCGAGCACGCGCGCGGCAAGCCGTTCACTGCACCCGATTGCGGCCGCTTGCTGGCGGATCTCGGTGGCCTGTTCATGGTGCTGCCGCCGGCGCCGGCGCGGCTGCTGGACCTCGGTTGCGGCAGCGGCTGGACCAGCGTGTTCTTCGCCCGTCGCGGCTATCACGTCACCGGCCAGGACATCGCGCCGGACATGATCGCGCTGGCCGAACGCAACCGCGCCGAAGCCGGCCTCGGCAACCTCGATTTCCGTGTCTGCGACTACGAAGGGCTCGGCTTCGACGGCGAGTTCGATGTGGCCGTGTTCTACGACGCGCTGCATCACGCCGAGGATCCGACCCTGGCGCTGGCCAGCGTGTTTCGTGCACTCAAGCCCGGTGGCGTGTTGGTGACGATCGAGCCCGGGGTTGGTCATGCCGCAGCCGAGGCTTCACGCGCAGCGGTCGACGCCTTCGGCGTGACCGAGCGCGACATGCCGCCGCGTGAAATCGTGCGGCTCGGCCGTGCCGTCGGTTTTCGTGGCGCGCGCGTCTATCCAACGCCGAAGATGCTGGCGATGATCCAGTACGAGATGCCGAAACTCGCCCGTCTGCCGGATTGGGTCTCGGATTTCATCCGCTGGAGCGGCATGGGTTGGCTCATGCTCATAGCCAAGCATCGCCGCGGCGGAATGGTCGTGCTGCGAAAGTAG
- the imuA gene encoding translesion DNA synthesis-associated protein ImuA: MAALLSSPFSTAPASARRVALGELLDHPRIWRRGRDGVPSLRTQPTGDARLDARLPGGGWPLGALTEILVEHDGLGEMSLLLPTIAALTRMRRRVAVIAPPYVPYPPALAAAGVDLAHLVQIEAAAAERHWSAEQCLRAGCCAAVLHWLPEADYRQLRRLQLAAETGDALAFLLRPLKACHEATPAALRLKISHSGSGSCVEILKCRGNLDLTRSSAIPLRA, translated from the coding sequence ATGGCTGCGCTCCTGAGCTCCCCGTTCAGCACTGCACCGGCCAGCGCGCGCCGCGTGGCACTCGGTGAGTTGCTCGATCATCCGCGCATCTGGCGCCGTGGCCGTGACGGCGTACCGTCACTGCGCACGCAGCCGACCGGCGACGCCCGCCTCGATGCACGCCTGCCCGGTGGCGGCTGGCCACTCGGTGCACTGACCGAAATTCTGGTCGAACACGACGGTCTCGGTGAAATGAGCCTGCTGTTGCCGACGATCGCCGCCCTCACCCGGATGCGCCGGCGCGTCGCCGTGATCGCCCCACCCTACGTGCCCTATCCGCCGGCCCTCGCCGCCGCCGGCGTCGACCTTGCCCATCTCGTGCAGATCGAGGCCGCCGCGGCCGAGCGTCACTGGAGCGCCGAGCAGTGTCTACGCGCCGGCTGCTGCGCTGCGGTGCTGCACTGGCTGCCGGAAGCCGACTACCGCCAACTGCGGCGCCTGCAACTCGCCGCCGAAACCGGCGACGCCCTGGCCTTCCTGCTGCGTCCGCTCAAGGCTTGCCACGAAGCCACCCCGGCCGCGCTTCGACTCAAGATTTCTCATTCTGGATCAGGTAGTTGCGTAGAAATCCTCAAGTGCCGTGGCAATCTCGACCTCACCCGATCCAGCGCCATCCCCCTGCGCGCGTAA
- the lexA gene encoding transcriptional repressor LexA — protein sequence MNETHLTDNQRRVLEHIRAHIDAYGRPPTLREIAEALGFARHSSAQDYVEALVRKGALERLPHRGLRLPHRSRTPATTLLPLVGRVAAGSPILATENIEGEFGIDASLFHPRPDYFLRVVGLSMRDAGILDGDLIAVHRTDHADDGRIVVARVDDDVTIKTLECRRGRIRLLPANPDFAPIEVDPERTNFAIEGLYVGMIRRT from the coding sequence ATGAACGAAACCCACCTCACCGACAACCAGCGCCGCGTGCTCGAGCACATCCGTGCCCACATCGACGCGTACGGCCGCCCGCCCACCCTGCGCGAGATCGCCGAGGCTCTCGGTTTCGCCCGTCACAGCTCGGCGCAAGACTACGTCGAGGCACTCGTGCGCAAGGGCGCGCTGGAGCGCCTGCCGCATCGCGGCCTGCGCCTGCCGCATCGCTCACGGACGCCGGCGACGACGCTGCTTCCCCTCGTCGGCCGCGTCGCCGCCGGCAGTCCGATCCTCGCCACTGAGAACATCGAAGGCGAGTTCGGCATCGATGCCTCGCTGTTCCACCCGCGCCCGGACTACTTCCTGCGCGTGGTCGGCCTCAGCATGCGCGATGCCGGCATCCTCGACGGCGACCTCATCGCCGTGCACCGCACCGACCACGCCGATGACGGTCGCATCGTCGTCGCCCGTGTCGACGACGACGTCACCATCAAGACCCTCGAATGCAGGCGTGGCCGTATCCGCCTGCTGCCCGCCAACCCCGACTTTGCGCCGATCGAAGTCGATCCCGAGCGCACGAATTTCGCGATCGAAGGCCTCTACGTCGGCATGATCCGGAGAACCTGA
- the ppsA gene encoding phosphoenolpyruvate synthase, with protein MSDLVLWLDALRLSDLGKVGGKNSSLGEMIGNLAKLGVSVPGGFATTAHAFQQFIAQSGLAGRIQQRLATLDVEDVAALTAAGAEIRQWVIDTPLIPAFDVAVREAYAELCRRAGGNDISVAVRSSATAEDLPDASFAGQQETFLNVSGADEVIHKVKEVFASLYNDRAIAYRVHHGFKHEEVFLSAGVQLMVRSDIGASGVLFTLDTESGFRDAVFVTGSYGLGEMVVQGAVNPDEFYVYKPTLKAGKPAILRRQIGAKQQRMVYSDKPGERVKIEETPGAERMRFCISDEDVHELSRQALTIEAHYGRPMDIEWAKDGATGKLYIVQARPETVKSRAKATQIERFQLKQRGTVLVEGRSVGQKIGTGIARVIRSIKDMDRVQPGDVLVADMTDPDWEPVMKRASAIVTNRGGRTCHAAIIARELGVPAIVGSGNGLDAIPDGAEVTVSCAEGDTGYVYAGKLEFERITADLGAMPPAPLKVMMNVANPERAFDFAMLPNAGVGLARLEMIIASHIGVHPKALLEYDQQDAETKKRIDERMAGYSDPVAFYVDRLAEGIATITAAFAPEPVIVRLSDFKSNEYANLIGGTRYEPHEENPMIGFRGASRYVDPGFEPAFALECQAMKKVRETMGLTNAWVMIPFVRTLAEGRKVIEVLGRHGLAQGKDGLKIIMMCEVPSNALLADEFLDIFDGFSIGSNDLTQLTLGLDRDSSIVASLFDERDPAVKKLLSLAIQTARKKGKYVGICGQGPSDHPDLAEWLMDEGIESVSLNPDTVVDTWLKLARHKAG; from the coding sequence TTGAGCGATCTGGTCCTGTGGCTCGATGCGTTGCGCCTGTCCGACCTGGGCAAGGTCGGCGGCAAGAACTCCTCGCTCGGCGAGATGATCGGCAACCTAGCCAAACTCGGCGTTTCGGTGCCGGGAGGCTTCGCCACCACGGCGCACGCGTTCCAGCAGTTCATCGCCCAGAGCGGCCTGGCCGGACGCATCCAGCAGCGCTTGGCAACGCTCGACGTCGAGGACGTCGCCGCGCTGACCGCGGCCGGCGCAGAGATCCGCCAGTGGGTCATCGACACGCCGCTGATCCCGGCATTCGATGTCGCCGTGCGCGAGGCCTATGCCGAACTGTGCAGGCGGGCCGGCGGCAACGACATCTCCGTGGCGGTGCGCTCGTCGGCCACCGCCGAGGACCTGCCGGACGCCTCGTTCGCCGGCCAGCAGGAAACCTTCCTCAATGTCAGTGGCGCCGACGAGGTGATCCACAAGGTCAAGGAAGTCTTCGCCTCGCTCTACAACGACCGTGCCATCGCCTATCGCGTCCACCATGGTTTCAAGCACGAAGAGGTGTTCCTCTCGGCCGGCGTGCAACTCATGGTGCGTTCGGACATCGGTGCCTCGGGCGTGCTGTTCACGCTCGACACCGAATCGGGCTTCCGCGACGCCGTGTTCGTCACCGGCAGCTACGGCCTTGGCGAGATGGTCGTGCAGGGCGCGGTCAATCCGGACGAGTTCTACGTCTACAAGCCGACCCTGAAGGCCGGCAAGCCGGCCATCCTGCGCCGCCAGATCGGTGCCAAGCAGCAGCGCATGGTCTATTCGGACAAGCCCGGCGAGCGCGTGAAGATCGAGGAGACGCCGGGCGCCGAGCGCATGCGCTTTTGCATCAGCGACGAGGACGTGCACGAGCTCTCGCGCCAGGCGCTGACCATCGAGGCCCACTACGGCCGCCCGATGGATATCGAATGGGCGAAGGACGGCGCGACCGGCAAGCTCTACATCGTGCAGGCGCGCCCGGAAACGGTGAAGTCGCGGGCGAAGGCCACGCAGATCGAGCGCTTCCAGTTGAAGCAGCGCGGCACGGTGCTGGTCGAGGGCCGTTCGGTCGGCCAGAAGATCGGCACCGGCATCGCCAGGGTCATCCGTTCGATCAAGGACATGGATCGCGTGCAGCCCGGCGACGTGCTCGTTGCCGACATGACCGACCCGGACTGGGAACCGGTGATGAAACGCGCCTCGGCGATCGTCACCAACCGTGGCGGGCGCACTTGCCACGCCGCGATCATCGCGCGCGAACTCGGCGTGCCGGCCATCGTCGGTTCCGGCAACGGCCTCGATGCGATCCCTGACGGTGCCGAAGTGACGGTGTCCTGTGCGGAAGGCGACACCGGCTACGTCTACGCGGGCAAGCTCGAGTTCGAGCGCATCACCGCCGACCTCGGCGCGATGCCGCCGGCGCCGCTCAAGGTCATGATGAACGTCGCCAATCCCGAGCGCGCCTTCGATTTCGCCATGCTGCCGAATGCCGGCGTTGGGCTCGCCCGTCTCGAGATGATCATCGCCAGCCACATCGGCGTGCACCCGAAGGCCCTGCTCGAATACGACCAGCAGGACGCCGAGACGAAGAAGCGCATCGATGAGCGCATGGCCGGCTATTCCGACCCGGTCGCGTTCTACGTCGACCGCCTCGCCGAAGGCATCGCCACGATCACCGCCGCCTTTGCGCCCGAGCCGGTCATCGTGCGCCTGTCGGACTTCAAGTCGAACGAATACGCCAACCTCATCGGCGGCACCAGATACGAACCGCACGAGGAAAACCCGATGATCGGCTTCCGCGGCGCCAGCCGCTATGTCGACCCGGGCTTCGAGCCAGCCTTCGCCCTGGAATGCCAGGCGATGAAGAAGGTGCGCGAAACGATGGGGCTGACCAACGCCTGGGTGATGATTCCATTCGTGCGCACGCTCGCCGAGGGCCGCAAGGTCATCGAAGTGCTTGGCCGCCACGGTCTCGCCCAGGGCAAGGACGGCCTCAAGATCATCATGATGTGCGAAGTGCCGTCGAACGCCCTGCTCGCCGACGAGTTCCTCGACATCTTCGACGGCTTCTCGATCGGCTCGAACGACCTGACCCAGCTCACCCTCGGCCTTGACCGCGATTCGAGCATCGTCGCCAGCCTGTTTGACGAGCGCGATCCGGCCGTGAAGAAGCTGCTCTCGCTGGCCATCCAGACCGCGCGCAAGAAGGGCAAGTACGTCGGTATCTGCGGTCAGGGGCCGAGTGATCATCCGGACCTCGCCGAGTGGCTGATGGACGAAGGCATCGAGTCGGTGTCGCTCAACCCCGACACCGTCGTCGACACCTGGCTCAAGCTGGCGCGGCACAAGGCGGGCTGA
- a CDS encoding pyruvate, water dikinase regulatory protein — MRRTVFYISDGTGITAETIGHSVLTQFEGVDFDTFRIPFVDSAEKAEQAAVRIKTSYATSGVRPIVVNTIMDKALGDIVATGGALMLDVFAPFLAPLEDELGTIRSPRVGKAHGLTNFAEYEARINATNYALTHDDGIDVMYDDAEVILVGVSRVGKTPTCLYMALHYGVKAANYPLTEEDLENLELPKRLVAHRRKLYGLSIDAQRLAQVREARRPGSRYAKLEQCRRELDLADKLFRREGIPVQSTTHTSIEEIASKILSQLGIEKHMF, encoded by the coding sequence ATGCGCCGTACCGTGTTCTACATCTCCGACGGCACCGGCATCACCGCCGAGACGATCGGCCACAGCGTGCTGACCCAGTTCGAAGGCGTCGATTTCGACACCTTCCGCATTCCGTTCGTGGACAGCGCGGAGAAGGCCGAACAGGCCGCCGTGCGCATCAAAACGAGCTACGCCACCAGCGGCGTGCGGCCGATCGTGGTCAATACGATCATGGACAAGGCGCTCGGCGACATCGTCGCCACCGGTGGCGCACTCATGCTCGACGTGTTCGCGCCCTTTCTCGCCCCGCTGGAAGACGAGCTCGGCACGATCCGCTCGCCGCGTGTCGGCAAGGCACATGGCCTGACCAACTTCGCCGAGTACGAGGCACGCATCAACGCGACCAACTACGCGCTGACCCACGACGACGGCATCGATGTCATGTACGACGATGCCGAAGTCATCCTGGTCGGTGTCTCGCGCGTCGGCAAGACGCCGACCTGCCTGTACATGGCCCTGCACTACGGCGTGAAGGCAGCGAATTATCCGCTGACCGAGGAAGACCTCGAGAATCTCGAACTGCCGAAGCGTCTCGTCGCCCATCGGCGCAAGCTCTATGGCCTCAGCATCGACGCACAGCGCCTTGCACAGGTACGTGAAGCGCGCCGTCCGGGCAGCCGCTACGCGAAGCTCGAGCAGTGCCGGCGCGAACTCGATCTTGCCGACAAGCTGTTCCGTCGCGAAGGCATCCCGGTGCAGAGCACGACGCACACCTCGATCGAGGAGATCGCGAGCAAGATCCTGTCCCAGCTCGGCATCGAGAAGCACATGTTCTGA
- a CDS encoding DUF1249 domain-containing protein — MSNPIAERHDVLPSRFAWLMGLYGENYHRLVHMFAPQRLAVGRYVSSVDDQLDVCLEMVEHHRYTIDLVLTYAFVDGETGRPTPSAQLRMYRDAHVAEVLHCQVDGRLARVLDVPPPARTLFQRRVRMNSFLNRWLEYLAAQGHSIGTLEPAEVAARRMAPAFA; from the coding sequence ATGTCGAACCCGATCGCCGAGCGCCACGACGTCCTGCCAAGCCGCTTCGCCTGGCTGATGGGGCTGTACGGCGAGAACTATCACCGTCTTGTCCATATGTTCGCGCCACAGCGGCTGGCGGTCGGGCGCTACGTATCGTCGGTCGACGATCAGCTGGACGTCTGCCTCGAGATGGTCGAGCACCATCGCTACACGATCGACCTCGTCCTCACCTATGCCTTCGTCGATGGTGAAACCGGCCGACCGACGCCATCGGCGCAGTTGCGCATGTACCGCGACGCCCACGTCGCCGAAGTCCTGCACTGCCAGGTCGACGGTCGCCTCGCACGCGTGCTCGATGTGCCGCCGCCGGCACGCACGCTGTTCCAGCGCCGCGTGCGCATGAACTCGTTCCTCAACCGCTGGCTCGAATACCTCGCCGCGCAAGGCCATTCGATCGGCACGCTCGAGCCGGCCGAGGTCGCCGCACGCCGTATGGCCCCGGCGTTTGCCTGA
- a CDS encoding DUF4399 domain-containing protein, producing the protein MRIELIALSTFALAAAFGSASAADAPTPSAQARTKSPPGVELYFISPKDGDKVGREVTVQFGLKGMGVAPAGISVDKTGHHHLLIDVDALPSPNEPIPADARHVHFGGGQTQTTVTLTPGQHTLQLNLGDALHRQFDPPVLSGKITITVE; encoded by the coding sequence ATGCGCATCGAACTCATCGCCCTCAGCACGTTCGCGCTGGCGGCGGCTTTCGGCAGCGCGTCCGCCGCCGACGCGCCGACGCCATCCGCACAGGCACGCACGAAATCCCCGCCCGGAGTCGAGTTGTATTTCATATCGCCGAAGGATGGCGACAAGGTGGGCCGTGAAGTCACCGTGCAGTTCGGCCTAAAGGGCATGGGCGTGGCGCCGGCCGGCATCAGCGTGGACAAGACCGGACATCACCACCTGCTGATCGACGTCGATGCGTTGCCGTCGCCGAACGAGCCGATTCCTGCCGATGCAAGGCATGTGCATTTCGGTGGTGGCCAGACACAGACGACGGTCACCCTGACGCCTGGCCAGCACACGCTTCAACTCAATCTCGGCGACGCCCTGCATCGCCAGTTCGATCCGCCGGTGCTGTCCGGGAAGATCACGATCACCGTCGAGTAG